Proteins from one Malaya genurostris strain Urasoe2022 chromosome 2, Malgen_1.1, whole genome shotgun sequence genomic window:
- the LOC131432051 gene encoding presenilins-associated rhomboid-like protein, mitochondrial — MTLRLLMICREVPAVLRSSFLPTCQRQLLKPPEQVHIIRYNRIGRNPRNESFTPRTTIVPTEVQGLIGSSHIDPSKLWKSFVFTIAFSTGSFIGVTIWEYETIRSRAMNALRNKLNLHWFRDRVKVGRQEMTQWQRDVNDWWNRLSPGQRVFVPICALNLLVYGLWRVPVLQPTMVKYFASNPAAKAICWPMVLSTFSHYSFFHIAANMYVLHSFSHAAVASLGREQFLGMYLSACVIASFASHVFKTVMRQPGLSLGASGAIMAVLAYVCSQYPDTQLSILFLPMYTFSAGAAIKVIMGIDLAGVLLGWKIFDHAAHLGGALFGLFWAYYGSYRVWPLREHFVGYWHEMRGPPKK, encoded by the exons ATGACGCTTCGATTATTAATGATTTGCAGGGAGGTTCCTGCAGTCTTGAG ATCTTCCTTTCTCCCAACTTGCCAGCGTCAATTATTGAAACCTCCCGAGCAGGTACACATTATTCGTTACAACCGAATTGGACGAAATCCTCGGAATGAATCGTTTACCCCCCGCACAACAATCGTTCCTACGGAGGTTCAAGGACTCATTGGTTCCAGCCACATCGATCCTTCGAAGTTATGGAAGTCGTTTGTCTTCACAATTGCGTTCAGTACCGGTAGTTTTATTGGAGTTACGATATGGGAATACGAAACCATACGGTCGCGAGCAATGAATGCATTGCGAAACAAGTTGAATCTACACTGGTTTAGGGATCGCGTAAAAGTAGGCCGCCAGGAGATGACTCAATGGCAGAGAGATGTAAATGATTGGTGGAACCGATTGTCACCTGGGCAGCGTGTATTTGTTCCGATCTGTGCATTAAATCTCCTGGTCTACGGATTGTGGAGGGTGCCAGTATTACAACCGACAATGGTGAAATATTTCGCCTCGAACCCTGCGGCAA aGGCAATCTGTTGGCCAATGGTGCTTTCCACTTTCAGTCACTATTCGTTTTTTCATATTGCCGCCAATATGTACGTGTTGCACAGTTTTAGCCATGCGGCAGTGGCTAGCCTTGGGCGGGAGCAATTTCTCGGTATGTACCTGAGCGCTTGTGTGATTGCATCATTCGCCAGTCATGTGTTCAAAACTGTTATGCGTCAACCAGGACTTTCACTAGGAGCATCAGGTGCTATAATGGCCGTTTTGGCTTACGTTTGCAGTCAATATCCGGATACGCAGCTTAGCATTCTGTTTTTACCGATGTACACGTTTTCGGCAGGAGCA GCCATCAAAGTTATAATGGGAATTGATTTGGCTGGTGTGCTGCTGGGTTGGAAGATTTTCGACCACGCTGCACATCTGGGTGGAGCACTGTTCGGATTGTTTTGGGCATACTATGGCAGCTATCGAGTTTGGCCTCTAAGAGAACATTTCGTTGGCTATTGGCACGAAATGAGAGGACCACCGAAAAAATAA